The proteins below are encoded in one region of Scomber japonicus isolate fScoJap1 chromosome 2, fScoJap1.pri, whole genome shotgun sequence:
- the LOC128370971 gene encoding 5-hydroxytryptamine receptor 4: MDNSSLGLHHDANASLQTELQSCTTLRNQASRIFLYGFFSIGIVCTVVGNFLVVLSIAYFKQLQSPTNSFVMSLAVADCLVGLVVMPYSMIRTVEGCWYFGVLFCKLHSSLDVMLCTASIFHLSCIAFDRYYAVCNPLVYSLKMSHNRVILLIVVCWAVPMLISFGPIMLDLHIAGVNILLPENVCVFLVNRIYAVMASLVAFYLPMATMLVAYWKIFKAAKRQARQISAMESQMAAGVGKDSSKKQRHRNTMKREGKAAKTLGIIMGVFLIFWMPFFTVNIVDPFIEYSTEVVIWDIFLWLGYINSSLNPFLYGFFNRSFRRAFLMFMGCRVCLPGSSPGMDLSHTRKEANERADQP; this comes from the coding sequence ATGGATAACAGCAGCTTGGGATTGCACCATGATGCTAATGCATCTCTTCAGACTGAACTTCAGTCCTGTACTACACTGAGGAATCAGGCTTCTCGCATTTTTCTGTATGGCTTCTTCTCTATAGGCATTGTTTGCACAGTGGTGGGCAACTTCCTAGTGGTCTTGTCCATTGCTTACTTCAAGCAGTTGCAGTCACCCACAAACTCCTTCGTCATGTCCCTGGCTGTGGCTGACTGCCTTGTTGGCCTGGTAGTGATGCCATATAGTATGATTCGGACCGTAGAAGGGTGCTGGTACTTTGGTGTCCTTTTTTGTAAGCTTCATTCTAGCCTAGATGTCATGCTCTGCACTGCCTCCATATTCCATCTCAGCTGTATTGCCTTTGACCGCTATTACGCTGTCTGCAACCCACTAGTTTACTCCTTAAAGATGTCCCACAATCGTGTAATTCTCCTCATTGTCGTATGTTGGGCTGTTCCAATGCTCATTTCCTTTGGTCCCATAATGCTAGATCTCCATATTGCCGGTGTGAACATCCTGCTCCCTGAAAACGTATGTGTCTTCTTGGTCAATCGCATTTATGCTGTCATGGCTTCCTTGGTAGCCTTCTACCTGCCTATGGCGACTATGTTGGTGGCCTACTGGAAGATCTTCAAAGCTGCCAAACGACAGGCCAGGCAGATCAGCGCCATGGAAAGCCAGATGGCTGCTGGAGTGGGCAAAGACTCGAGCAAGAAACAACGACATAGGAATACcatgaagagagagggaaaggcaGCAAAAACTTTAGGTATCATTATGGGAGTTTTCCTAATCTTCTGGATGCCCTTCTTTACAGTCAACATTGTGGACCCTTTCATTGAATACAGCACGGAGGTGGTCATCTGGGATATATTTTTGTGGCTAGGATATATCAACTCATCCCTAAATCCCTTCCTGTATGGTTTTTTTAACCGTTCCTTCCGTAGGGCGTTCCTCATGTTCATGGGCTGTAGAGTATGCCTGCCTGGATCCTCCCCTGGGATGGACCTATCGCATACTAGGAAAGAGGCCAATGAACGTGCAGATCAACcataa